A stretch of Pseudolysobacter antarcticus DNA encodes these proteins:
- a CDS encoding GNAT family N-acetyltransferase, translating to MTIVEWRDQALLFSTDPALLDIDLIHRFLSEDSYWVPGIARELVATGIANSLCFGVYSEGAQIAFARVVTDYVGVGYLADVFVIAERRGQGISKRLMQFVLAHPQLQRLRRFMLATLDAHGLYAQFGFTTLAAPDRFMERFDAEALLRR from the coding sequence ATGACGATAGTCGAGTGGCGGGATCAGGCGTTGCTATTCTCCACCGATCCGGCCTTGCTGGATATTGATTTGATCCACCGATTTCTCAGTGAGGACTCGTATTGGGTGCCGGGCATCGCGCGCGAGCTGGTCGCGACCGGCATCGCCAATTCGTTATGTTTCGGCGTTTACAGCGAAGGCGCGCAAATCGCGTTCGCGCGCGTGGTGACGGATTACGTCGGTGTCGGTTATCTCGCTGATGTATTTGTGATCGCTGAACGCCGCGGGCAGGGCATCAGCAAACGGCTCATGCAATTCGTACTCGCCCATCCGCAGTTGCAAAGGCTGCGGCGCTTCATGCTGGCGACGCTCGATGCGCACGGCCTGTATGCGCAGTTTGGTTTCACCACGCTCGCCGCACCGGATCGATTCATGGAACGCTTCGATGCCGAGGCTTTGCTGCGCCGATAA
- a CDS encoding Slp family lipoprotein: protein MTLLRIFLNRHFPTLVLTAALAGCAQAPVLQTSVIAVNDAPQAVAAAPERYHDAEIVWGGSIIAVRNSNDSSEIEILAYPLNEGQRPLLDKPTEGRFIAVLPGYVESLDYPQGRFATFSGHLLGVRSGQIDEHEVAYPLLQVANHHLWRQGFQNEGPQFHFGVGIGVGIH from the coding sequence ATGACACTACTCCGCATATTTTTGAATCGTCATTTTCCCACCCTCGTTTTGACCGCAGCGCTGGCCGGTTGCGCGCAGGCGCCGGTGCTGCAGACCAGCGTGATCGCGGTGAACGATGCGCCGCAAGCCGTCGCCGCCGCGCCGGAACGTTATCACGATGCCGAAATCGTCTGGGGCGGTTCGATCATCGCCGTGCGCAATAGCAACGACAGCAGCGAGATCGAAATCCTCGCTTATCCGCTCAACGAAGGCCAGCGCCCTTTGCTCGACAAACCGACCGAAGGCCGCTTCATCGCGGTGCTGCCGGGTTATGTCGAAAGCCTCGATTATCCGCAAGGCCGATTCGCAACCTTCAGCGGCCATTTGCTCGGTGTGCGTTCAGGCCAGATCGATGAACACGAAGTCGCGTATCCGTTGTTGCAGGTCGCCAATCATCATCTGTGGCGACAGGGATTTCAGAACGAAGGACCCCAGTTTCATTTTGGTGTCGGGATTGGCGTGGGGATTCATTGA
- a CDS encoding DUF4288 domain-containing protein — protein MKEWYSVKGLFRWYFKSNGKTDRIEERVLLFKASDFDDALNLAEREATKYCALDRKANFSIEPVGWWHAYWIGDEPASGAEVFSRGCETNLEAQAFVRRYYPKSHHGSANKPKRSVS, from the coding sequence ATGAAAGAATGGTATTCGGTCAAAGGCCTATTCCGCTGGTATTTCAAATCTAATGGCAAAACAGATCGCATTGAAGAACGCGTGTTGTTGTTCAAAGCCAGCGATTTTGATGACGCGCTGAATCTCGCCGAGCGCGAAGCAACGAAGTATTGCGCCTTGGATCGAAAGGCCAATTTTTCCATCGAGCCAGTAGGCTGGTGGCACGCATATTGGATTGGCGACGAACCAGCATCGGGCGCCGAAGTATTCTCTCGCGGATGTGAAACGAATCTCGAAGCACAAGCGTTCGTGCGCCGCTACTATCCGAAGTCACATCACGGATCGGCCAACAAGCCAAAGCGTTCAGTGAGTTAA
- a CDS encoding cation diffusion facilitator family transporter translates to MSAKADSVKTVFYALGANFLIFVSKLVAAFITGSGSMLAEAVHSLADCGNQIMLLFGMRVAKRPASPDFPLGYGKAVYFWSFLVALFLFSFGGIFSVYEGIHKFTAPEPMRWPLLAIGVLGFSIVAEGFSMWGCMHEVNKARGEMSLWRWFRESRQSELIVIFGEDLAALTCLIVALIAVLLTWVTGNPIYDACGSMLIGALLFIVAIFVGYEVQALLIGQSAEPKLKMAIEEFVSAQPEVQKVFNVITLQLGPDVMVAVKAEMRGGTDGRGLVLDINRVEAAMKTQFPEIRWSFFEPDVSD, encoded by the coding sequence ATGTCGGCCAAAGCGGATTCAGTCAAAACCGTGTTCTACGCGCTCGGCGCGAATTTCCTGATCTTCGTCAGCAAGCTGGTTGCTGCTTTCATCACCGGCTCTGGTTCAATGCTGGCCGAGGCTGTGCATTCGCTCGCGGATTGCGGCAACCAGATCATGTTGCTGTTCGGCATGCGCGTGGCGAAACGCCCGGCGTCGCCGGATTTCCCGCTCGGTTATGGCAAGGCCGTGTACTTCTGGTCGTTTCTGGTCGCGCTGTTTCTTTTCAGTTTCGGCGGCATTTTTTCGGTTTACGAAGGCATCCACAAATTCACCGCACCGGAACCGATGCGCTGGCCGCTGCTGGCGATCGGCGTGCTCGGTTTCAGCATCGTTGCCGAAGGTTTTTCGATGTGGGGCTGCATGCACGAGGTCAACAAGGCGCGCGGCGAAATGAGCCTGTGGCGCTGGTTCCGTGAGAGCCGGCAGAGCGAGCTGATCGTGATCTTCGGCGAAGACCTCGCCGCGCTCACATGCCTGATCGTGGCGCTGATCGCGGTGCTGCTCACTTGGGTCACCGGCAACCCGATCTACGACGCCTGCGGCAGCATGCTGATCGGTGCGCTGCTGTTTATCGTCGCGATCTTCGTCGGTTACGAAGTGCAGGCCTTGCTGATCGGTCAGAGCGCGGAGCCCAAGCTGAAAATGGCGATCGAAGAATTTGTCTCGGCCCAGCCCGAAGTGCAGAAAGTATTCAATGTCATCACCTTGCAGCTCGGCCCCGACGTGATGGTGGCTGTGAAAGCCGAGATGCGCGGCGGCACCGATGGCCGCGGACTGGTGCTCGATATCAATCGTGTTGAGGCGGCGATGAAAACGCAGTTCCCGGAAATCCGCTGGTCGTTTTTCGAGCCGGATGTTTCGGATTAA
- a CDS encoding NADP-dependent oxidoreductase, with product MGTITNRQVLLAARPSGLPKASDWQMQSVAVGSPGAGQVLVRVVYLSLDPAMRGWMNDARSYIAPVGIGEVMRAGGIGRVVESNDEKFAAGDWVGGGFGVQEYAVLNAKHLEKIDVSKLAPTVHLNVLGMPGMTAYFGLFDVGQPKAGEVVLVSGASGAVGATVGQLAKLHGCRVIGIAGGPQKCAYVKDELGFDDVIDYKSEELHVGLKRTCPQGIDVYFDNVGGDTLEAALARIRLNARIVICGAISQYNATSAVKGPANYLSLLVNRARMQGMVVFDYAARYHEGRAAMLPLLLEGKLKSREDVVTGIENFNDSLLMLFSGANNGKLVLQIADE from the coding sequence ATGGGTACGATCACGAATCGACAAGTGCTGTTGGCTGCGCGCCCGAGTGGCCTGCCGAAAGCCAGCGACTGGCAGATGCAAAGTGTTGCGGTGGGCTCGCCCGGTGCCGGCCAGGTATTGGTGCGCGTGGTGTACCTGTCGCTCGATCCGGCGATGCGCGGCTGGATGAACGATGCACGCTCCTACATCGCGCCGGTCGGCATTGGCGAGGTCATGCGCGCCGGCGGTATCGGTCGTGTGGTTGAATCGAACGATGAAAAATTCGCGGCCGGCGATTGGGTCGGCGGCGGATTCGGCGTGCAGGAATATGCCGTGCTCAACGCCAAACATCTGGAAAAAATCGACGTCAGCAAACTCGCGCCGACCGTGCATCTGAATGTACTCGGCATGCCCGGCATGACCGCCTATTTCGGCTTGTTCGATGTCGGCCAACCGAAGGCCGGTGAAGTGGTGCTGGTATCCGGTGCATCCGGCGCGGTTGGCGCGACGGTTGGACAATTGGCCAAGCTGCACGGCTGCCGTGTGATCGGCATTGCTGGCGGCCCACAAAAATGCGCGTACGTGAAAGACGAACTCGGCTTCGATGACGTGATCGACTACAAATCCGAGGAACTGCATGTCGGCTTGAAGCGCACGTGCCCGCAAGGCATCGATGTGTATTTCGACAACGTCGGCGGCGACACGCTGGAAGCTGCGCTCGCGCGTATCCGCCTGAACGCACGCATCGTGATTTGCGGCGCGATCTCGCAATACAACGCGACCAGCGCGGTCAAGGGCCCGGCCAATTATTTGTCGTTGCTGGTCAATCGTGCGCGCATGCAGGGCATGGTCGTGTTCGATTATGCGGCGCGTTACCACGAGGGCCGCGCGGCGATGTTGCCGTTGTTGCTCGAAGGCAAACTGAAATCGCGCGAGGATGTGGTCACGGGCATCGAGAACTTCAACGATTCTTTGTTGATGCTGTTCAGCGGCGCCAACAACGGCAAGCTGGTGTTGCAGATTGCGGATGAGTGA
- a CDS encoding acyl-CoA dehydrogenase, with product MSLLLSRRDLDFLLYEWLHVETLTKRTRFADHARETFDAALDAAEKIAREQFAPHNKKADQQEPWFDGEHVHLIPEQKVALDAFCAAGFMAAAQDAELGGMQLPHVLEQACHAYFFAANVATSAYVLLTIGNASAVLTHGTPEQIGAFAKPAFDGRFFGTMCLSEPQAGSSLADIRTRAETDGDSAFGPRYRLFGNKMWISAGEHEHAENIVHLVLAKIPGEDGKPIPGVKGISLFIVPKKLIHADGTVGERNDITLAGLNHKMGYRGTTNCLLNFGEGSFTPEGKAGAIGYRIGNAHQGLAYMFHMMNGARIGVGLGATMLGYTGYLHALEYARGRPQGRAATAKDPASAQINIIEHTDVRRMLLAQKSYVEGALALNLYCARLLDEEKTGDDEIARKHATLLLDILTPIAKSWPSQWCLAANDLAIQVHGGYGYTRDYNVEQFYRDNRLNPIHEGTHGIQALDLLGRKVVMQNGAALHALGDIIQHSIRNAATIAHVEVNAFAHELSTRLHTLFDVTKQLHGSGDVARTLANATVYLEAFGHIVMAWIWLEQATIAAQAMASATTEDAAFYHGKLQAARYFQRWELPKVDAQLALLAALDTTTLDMQNNWF from the coding sequence ATGTCTTTGCTGTTATCGCGTCGCGATCTGGATTTTTTATTGTACGAGTGGCTGCATGTCGAAACGCTGACCAAGCGCACGCGTTTTGCCGATCACGCGCGCGAAACCTTTGATGCGGCGCTGGATGCCGCGGAGAAAATCGCTCGCGAACAATTCGCACCGCACAATAAAAAAGCCGATCAGCAGGAACCGTGGTTCGACGGTGAACACGTGCATCTGATTCCCGAGCAGAAGGTTGCGCTGGATGCGTTTTGTGCGGCGGGATTCATGGCCGCTGCGCAGGATGCCGAACTCGGCGGCATGCAGTTGCCGCATGTGCTGGAACAAGCCTGCCACGCCTACTTTTTTGCGGCCAACGTCGCCACCAGCGCCTACGTTCTGCTGACTATCGGCAATGCCAGCGCAGTGCTCACACATGGCACGCCGGAACAAATCGGAGCCTTCGCCAAACCCGCCTTCGACGGACGTTTTTTCGGCACGATGTGTTTATCGGAACCGCAGGCCGGATCGTCGCTGGCCGACATCCGCACGCGCGCCGAAACCGACGGCGATTCCGCATTCGGTCCGCGTTATCGACTGTTCGGCAACAAGATGTGGATCTCCGCGGGCGAGCATGAGCATGCGGAAAACATCGTGCATCTGGTGCTGGCGAAAATCCCCGGCGAGGATGGCAAACCGATTCCCGGTGTGAAAGGTATTTCGCTGTTCATCGTGCCGAAAAAACTCATCCATGCCGATGGCACGGTCGGCGAGCGCAACGACATCACGCTGGCTGGGCTCAATCACAAGATGGGTTATCGCGGCACCACCAATTGCCTGCTGAATTTCGGCGAAGGCAGTTTCACGCCCGAAGGCAAAGCCGGCGCGATCGGTTACCGCATCGGCAACGCACATCAGGGCCTCGCCTACATGTTCCACATGATGAACGGCGCGCGCATCGGCGTCGGCCTCGGCGCGACCATGCTCGGCTACACCGGTTATCTGCACGCACTTGAGTACGCGCGCGGACGTCCGCAGGGCCGCGCCGCCACGGCCAAGGATCCGGCCAGCGCGCAGATCAATATCATTGAACACACCGATGTGCGGCGCATGTTGCTCGCGCAGAAATCCTACGTTGAAGGCGCCCTCGCGCTGAATCTATATTGCGCGCGTTTACTCGACGAGGAGAAAACCGGCGACGACGAAATCGCGCGCAAGCACGCAACTCTGCTGCTGGATATTCTCACGCCGATCGCGAAAAGCTGGCCGTCGCAATGGTGTCTCGCGGCGAACGATCTGGCGATCCAGGTGCACGGTGGCTACGGCTACACACGCGACTACAACGTCGAGCAGTTCTATCGCGACAACCGCCTCAATCCGATCCACGAAGGCACGCACGGCATCCAGGCGCTCGACCTGCTCGGGCGCAAAGTGGTGATGCAGAATGGCGCAGCGCTGCATGCGCTCGGCGACATCATCCAACACAGTATTCGCAACGCCGCGACAATCGCGCACGTCGAAGTCAACGCGTTTGCGCATGAACTCAGCACGCGCTTGCACACGCTGTTCGATGTCACAAAACAACTGCACGGCAGCGGCGACGTCGCGCGCACCTTGGCGAATGCGACGGTGTACCTCGAAGCCTTCGGCCACATCGTGATGGCGTGGATCTGGCTCGAACAGGCGACGATTGCGGCGCAAGCAATGGCTTCGGCTACAACGGAAGATGCCGCGTTTTATCACGGCAAACTGCAGGCGGCGCGCTATTTCCAGCGCTGGGAATTACCAAAAGTCGATGCACAACTTGCACTGCTGGCGGCGCTCGACACAACCACGCTGGATATGCAGAACAACTGGTTCTGA
- the dksA gene encoding RNA polymerase-binding protein DksA: MAKTTSKPAKKPALKAKSTAKVVKPKAAALQSRTAAKSKAVKPVKKLVAQAAKKSPAKAVKKPPAKVAKKSSKPASAKKSIKPAPAKKPIKAVKLSKSKPVVKRPVAAAKKPLLAKKALVVKKVPAKKSVKPAAKPAPKAKKPTVSKVAKKAVAKKPVTLAKPAPSMIKSKPAAVKSAPVKPVPTKPVPAKPVIAKAVAPVPTAKPIPSKITTNINAVKSAAIKKPAVSASDNGIKKEGGRYLLSVNTVIELPVGYKPSADEEYMSPLQLAYFRNKLQKWRDDLVEESKQTIDNLREEVRDVGDEAERATRETENSLELRTRDRYRKLIAKIDKAFKRIEDGRYGYCEETDEDIGVDRLDARPIATLCLDAQERWEHRQKQMGD; the protein is encoded by the coding sequence ATGGCGAAAACCACGAGTAAACCTGCGAAGAAGCCCGCGCTGAAGGCCAAGTCTACGGCGAAGGTCGTCAAGCCAAAAGCGGCGGCGCTGCAATCCAGAACCGCAGCGAAGAGCAAGGCCGTGAAACCGGTCAAGAAGCTCGTTGCGCAAGCGGCGAAAAAATCACCGGCGAAAGCGGTGAAAAAACCGCCTGCCAAGGTAGCCAAGAAGTCGAGCAAGCCGGCTTCCGCCAAGAAATCGATCAAACCGGCACCAGCCAAAAAGCCGATCAAGGCAGTCAAGCTAAGCAAGTCGAAACCGGTAGTAAAAAGACCGGTGGCGGCAGCAAAAAAACCGCTGCTGGCGAAGAAGGCGCTCGTAGTGAAGAAAGTGCCAGCGAAGAAATCCGTGAAACCCGCCGCCAAGCCAGCACCGAAGGCGAAAAAGCCGACAGTCAGCAAGGTGGCAAAAAAAGCGGTAGCGAAAAAGCCTGTCACGCTGGCGAAACCAGCGCCGAGCATGATCAAGAGCAAGCCTGCGGCGGTGAAGTCCGCGCCTGTAAAACCTGTGCCAACAAAACCTGTGCCGGCCAAGCCGGTTATCGCGAAAGCGGTAGCCCCTGTGCCGACAGCAAAACCCATTCCCTCCAAGATTACGACGAATATAAACGCAGTGAAATCAGCAGCAATCAAAAAACCAGCAGTGTCGGCTTCGGATAACGGCATCAAGAAGGAAGGCGGACGTTACCTTTTGTCCGTCAACACAGTCATCGAATTGCCGGTCGGCTACAAGCCGTCCGCGGATGAGGAGTACATGAGTCCATTGCAGCTTGCGTATTTTCGCAACAAGCTGCAGAAGTGGCGCGATGATCTGGTCGAGGAATCGAAGCAGACCATCGACAACCTGCGCGAAGAAGTACGTGATGTCGGCGACGAGGCGGAGCGCGCCACGCGCGAAACCGAGAACTCGCTGGAGCTGCGCACGCGCGATCGTTATCGCAAGCTGATCGCCAAGATCGACAAGGCGTTCAAGCGTATCGAAGACGGTCGTTACGGTTACTGCGAAGAGACCGATGAGGATATTGGTGTCGATCGTCTTGATGCACGTCCGATCGCGACCTTGTGCCTGGATGCGCAGGAGCGCTGGGAACATCGCCAGAAACAGATGGGCGACTAA
- the yidD gene encoding membrane protein insertion efficiency factor YidD, with translation MTRPLLYLLALYKRWVSPLLGRRCRFEPSCSDYARIAIARFGATRGSLLAAWRLARCQPFARAGDDPVPEQFPSLWRRVATRSSCACNSVAATAHCEAEATAKPPAESEEKHHD, from the coding sequence GTGACTCGCCCCCTGCTCTACCTGCTTGCGCTGTACAAACGCTGGGTAAGCCCGCTGCTCGGGCGACGTTGTCGCTTCGAGCCGAGCTGCTCGGATTACGCACGAATCGCGATCGCGCGTTTCGGCGCCACGCGCGGCAGCCTGCTGGCGGCGTGGCGGCTCGCGCGCTGCCAGCCGTTCGCGCGGGCGGGCGACGATCCGGTGCCCGAACAGTTCCCGAGCCTGTGGCGCCGTGTAGCAACACGATCATCCTGCGCTTGCAACTCGGTCGCTGCAACGGCACATTGCGAGGCTGAAGCGACTGCGAAACCCCCTGCCGAATCCGAGGAAAAACATCATGACTGA
- a CDS encoding dihydroorotase produces MTDWLITNADIINEGRRFHGDLRIKNGRIEAIGSGLTARAGEQVFDAAGRLLMPGMIDDQVHFREPGLEHKGDLATESHAAVAGGITSFMEMPNTKPPAITLDALEAKFRLASTRAVANHSFYLGATNDNLDVLRSLDPRAAAGIKVFMGASTGNMLVDNPDTLDAIFRDAPTILLTHCEDTPMIEANLAIERARYGDAIPVERHPYIRSREACLKSSRLAIELARRHGSRLHVLHISTAEELLQFAPGPIAEKRITAETCVHYMQFDEADYATRGNFIKCNPAIKSASDRVAIIQAVREGRIDVLATDHAPHTLAEKSQPYETAPGGLPLVQFALQCALERWFDGQLPLELIVEKTTHAPATLFNVRDRGFLREGYFADLVLVDLQTPQTVTRESVLSKCGWSPFEGMTFRSSIAATWVNGRLACRYGKFDSNIQPGQRLEFNR; encoded by the coding sequence ATGACTGACTGGCTGATCACCAACGCCGACATCATCAACGAAGGCCGACGTTTCCACGGCGATCTACGCATCAAGAACGGCCGCATCGAAGCGATCGGCAGCGGCCTCACTGCGCGCGCTGGCGAACAGGTATTCGACGCCGCCGGGCGCCTGCTGATGCCGGGTATGATCGACGACCAGGTGCATTTCCGCGAACCCGGCCTCGAACACAAGGGCGACCTCGCGACCGAATCGCACGCCGCGGTCGCTGGCGGCATCACCAGTTTCATGGAGATGCCGAACACCAAACCGCCGGCGATCACGCTCGATGCGCTGGAAGCCAAGTTTCGCCTCGCGTCCACCCGCGCCGTCGCCAATCATTCGTTTTACCTCGGCGCGACCAACGACAATCTCGACGTGCTGCGCAGTCTTGATCCGCGCGCGGCGGCCGGCATCAAGGTGTTCATGGGCGCCTCGACCGGCAATATGCTGGTCGATAATCCCGACACGCTCGATGCCATTTTCCGCGACGCACCGACGATTCTGCTGACGCATTGCGAAGACACCCCGATGATCGAGGCCAATCTCGCGATCGAGCGCGCGCGTTATGGCGATGCGATTCCGGTCGAGCGCCATCCGTACATCCGCAGCCGCGAGGCCTGCCTGAAATCCTCCCGGCTTGCGATCGAACTCGCGCGTCGCCACGGCTCGCGCCTGCACGTGCTGCACATTTCGACCGCGGAAGAACTTTTGCAGTTCGCGCCCGGCCCGATCGCCGAAAAACGCATCACCGCGGAAACCTGCGTGCATTACATGCAATTCGACGAAGCCGATTACGCCACGCGCGGCAATTTCATCAAGTGCAATCCGGCGATCAAGTCGGCGAGCGATCGAGTCGCGATTATTCAGGCAGTGCGCGAAGGCCGCATCGACGTGCTCGCCACCGATCACGCGCCGCATACGCTCGCCGAAAAATCGCAACCCTACGAAACCGCGCCGGGCGGTTTGCCGTTGGTGCAGTTCGCGTTGCAATGCGCGCTGGAACGTTGGTTCGATGGCCAGTTGCCGCTGGAATTGATCGTCGAAAAAACCACGCACGCGCCAGCCACGTTGTTCAACGTACGCGACCGCGGATTCTTGCGCGAAGGTTATTTCGCCGATCTCGTGCTGGTCGATTTGCAGACGCCACAAACGGTCACACGCGAATCGGTATTGTCGAAATGCGGCTGGTCGCCGTTCGAAGGCATGACCTTCCGTTCCAGCATCGCCGCGACGTGGGTCAACGGCCGTCTGGCCTGTCGCTATGGAAAATTCGATAGCAATATCCAGCCCGGCCAGCGTCTGGAATTCAATCGATGA
- a CDS encoding M23 family metallopeptidase translates to MRSCAARSIATGLMLTIPLLANSAAHRLDLPASVQQGALVIGHAEANASVQFDGRALHVGKDGTFVFGVGRDAPPKAQISVEYSDHSKRSVSLGVIKREYHIERVDGLPQHTVTPDPELSARIEREQAAVAETRKRDDEREDFLGGFELPIHGRISGVYGSQRIDNGTPKSAHMGLDVAAIEGTPIHAPAPGIVIFAATDLVLTGGTVLIDHGFGLSSSFLHMSKLDIKVGDHIERGQVIGNVGKTGRASGPHMHWGFNWFEQRLDPALLPGVQLK, encoded by the coding sequence ATGAGGTCGTGCGCGGCGCGTTCGATCGCGACCGGATTGATGTTGACGATTCCACTGCTGGCGAACAGCGCGGCGCATCGGCTGGATTTGCCGGCCAGCGTGCAGCAGGGCGCACTCGTGATCGGCCATGCCGAGGCCAATGCCAGCGTGCAGTTTGATGGGCGCGCCTTGCATGTCGGCAAGGACGGTACGTTTGTATTCGGTGTGGGTCGCGATGCGCCGCCGAAGGCGCAGATCAGCGTCGAGTATTCCGATCACAGCAAACGCAGCGTGAGCCTCGGCGTGATCAAACGCGAATACCATATCGAGAGAGTCGACGGCCTGCCGCAACACACAGTGACGCCCGATCCCGAACTGTCCGCGCGCATCGAGCGCGAGCAGGCCGCGGTGGCCGAAACACGCAAACGCGACGACGAGCGCGAGGATTTCCTCGGCGGTTTCGAGCTGCCGATTCACGGTCGCATCAGTGGCGTCTACGGCAGTCAGCGTATCGACAACGGCACACCGAAATCCGCGCATATGGGTCTGGATGTCGCCGCGATCGAAGGCACGCCAATCCACGCACCAGCACCCGGTATCGTGATCTTCGCCGCCACCGATCTGGTGCTAACCGGCGGCACGGTGCTGATCGATCACGGCTTCGGTTTGAGTTCGTCGTTCCTGCACATGAGCAAGCTCGATATCAAAGTAGGCGATCATATCGAGCGCGGCCAAGTCATCGGCAACGTCGGCAAAACCGGACGCGCGAGCGGCCCGCACATGCACTGGGGTTTCAACTGGTTCGAACAGCGGCTCGATCCGGCGTTGTTGCCAGGCGTGCAATTGAAATAA
- a CDS encoding class I SAM-dependent methyltransferase, protein MNDDPNLDRKTAFERIYSANEWGSNESRSGLGSNLDLTHQVRRALPPLLRAFAVKSMLDAPCGDYNWMPHVDLGSTHYIGCDIVPELIAANRERHPGIEFLNVDLAEGSLPQVDLIFSRDCLQHLPETDIWKVLRNFKRSGARWLLTSSHTTHEQSMSFYAGGFGYLNLQLAPFNFPRPLLIVPEEHYASKAMALWPMSEVRG, encoded by the coding sequence ATGAATGACGACCCGAACCTCGACAGAAAGACCGCATTCGAGCGCATCTACAGTGCAAACGAATGGGGTTCCAACGAATCGCGATCCGGCCTCGGATCAAACCTCGACCTCACGCATCAGGTACGGCGCGCATTGCCGCCGTTGCTACGCGCGTTCGCGGTCAAATCGATGCTCGATGCGCCCTGCGGCGATTACAACTGGATGCCGCATGTCGATCTTGGCAGCACGCACTACATCGGCTGCGACATCGTGCCCGAACTGATCGCGGCGAATCGCGAGCGCCATCCCGGCATTGAGTTTCTCAACGTCGATCTTGCCGAAGGCAGCCTGCCGCAGGTCGACCTGATTTTTTCGCGCGACTGCCTGCAACATCTGCCGGAAACCGACATCTGGAAAGTGCTGCGCAACTTCAAGCGCAGTGGCGCGCGCTGGCTGCTGACGTCATCGCACACCACGCACGAGCAAAGCATGTCGTTTTATGCGGGCGGTTTCGGTTATCTAAATCTGCAGCTGGCACCATTCAATTTCCCGCGACCGTTGCTGATCGTGCCCGAAGAACACTACGCCTCGAAGGCGATGGCGCTGTGGCCGATGTCCGAGGTACGAGGATGA
- a CDS encoding glycosyltransferase family 2 protein, with translation MTDRITIAILAKDKAHTLPLYLWCIEQFDWPKDRLLIYIRTNNNNDATASILKTWIARVGAQYAAVYFDDSDVATPVQQYGQHEWNSERFRVLAEIRQASMTWAHANNSHYFVADCDNFIRSETLRAIERTGLPIVAPLLHSQTAYSNYHAAIDANGYLAECELYYQLLRQEIRGLVELPVVHCTYLVRHEAIPALSYADGSNRYEYVIFSDSARRAGVPQYLDTRRSYGRITFAEREDQLAAEPWRHELPPM, from the coding sequence ATGACCGACCGCATCACGATTGCCATTCTCGCCAAGGACAAGGCGCATACGCTGCCGCTATACCTGTGGTGCATCGAGCAGTTCGACTGGCCGAAGGATCGCCTGCTGATCTACATCCGCACCAACAACAACAACGATGCGACCGCTTCGATTCTCAAGACGTGGATAGCGCGTGTTGGCGCGCAATATGCAGCCGTGTACTTCGATGATAGCGATGTCGCAACACCAGTGCAGCAATACGGTCAACATGAGTGGAACAGCGAACGATTTCGCGTGCTCGCCGAAATTCGCCAGGCGTCGATGACCTGGGCACATGCGAACAACTCGCACTACTTCGTGGCCGATTGCGACAACTTCATCCGCAGCGAAACATTGCGCGCGATCGAACGCACCGGCTTGCCGATCGTCGCACCGCTGCTGCACTCGCAGACCGCGTACTCCAATTATCACGCCGCGATCGATGCCAACGGTTATCTGGCCGAGTGCGAACTTTACTACCAGCTATTGCGTCAGGAGATTCGTGGCTTGGTAGAGCTGCCCGTGGTGCATTGCACCTATCTTGTGCGCCACGAGGCCATTCCCGCGTTGAGTTATGCGGATGGCAGCAACCGCTACGAATACGTGATATTCAGCGACTCCGCGCGCCGCGCTGGCGTGCCGCAATACTTGGATACGCGTCGTTCCTACGGACGAATCACGTTCGCCGAACGCGAAGACCAACTCGCAGCCGAACCGTGGCGGCATGAACTTCCGCCGATGTGA
- a CDS encoding helix-turn-helix domain-containing protein, producing the protein MRTITFDPYVLDVLMPDLVGHDKRPAAFVVYLFLLAAATRGKRDTVEASLQTIAIKTGLSKSTVQEALRHLKRRGLIDPELQATTSSAVRRVLRPWLR; encoded by the coding sequence ATGAGAACGATCACTTTTGATCCATATGTGCTTGACGTGCTGATGCCGGACTTGGTCGGACACGACAAGCGACCGGCGGCATTTGTCGTGTACCTGTTTCTGCTTGCGGCCGCCACGCGCGGCAAACGCGATACGGTTGAGGCGAGTCTGCAAACCATCGCTATCAAAACCGGCCTGTCGAAATCCACCGTGCAGGAAGCGCTAAGACACCTCAAGCGCCGTGGCCTGATCGACCCAGAGTTGCAGGCAACAACAAGCTCCGCCGTGCGTCGAGTATTACGGCCTTGGTTGCGCTGA